Proteins co-encoded in one Setaria viridis chromosome 9, Setaria_viridis_v4.0, whole genome shotgun sequence genomic window:
- the LOC117836569 gene encoding protein NUCLEAR FUSION DEFECTIVE 4: protein MVFGDRAATGAPGAGAAPASTMRFALHVMRGRWFMFFASILIMAAAGGTYIFGIYSKAVKSSLGYDQQTLNTLSFFKDVGANVGILPGLINEVTPPWVVLACGAGMNLAGYLMIYLAVSGRTARPPVWLMCVYIAVGANSQSFANTGALVTAVKNFPEDRGVVLGLLKGFVGLSGAIFTQLYRAIYGTDNDGAELVLLMAWLPAAISLLFIPTIRIMPRRDAAGQERGRERRAFFLFLYASIVLAIYLLIMNVVELEVIRFPKPAYYVTAAVLLLLIFFPIVIVVKQELKTYLQPPAPAITTSSIVTITVDHEKTHPSSAQVTPPPASDQAAAAGTSPSCFQDVFRPPARGQDYTILQALFSVDMLVLFVATICGIGGTLTAIDNMGQIGQSLGYAQRSITTFVSLVSIWNYAGRVVSGFASEHLLARYKVPRPLALTVVLLLACVGHGLIASGVSNGLYAASVILGFCFGAQWPLLFAIISEVFGLKYYSTLYNFGAVASPVGSYILNVRVAGRMYDREALRQGGRKGRDLTCIGVRCFRESFLIITGVTLLGALVSLVLAWRTREFYRGDLYGRFREVGMVGAAAGGGGGEDKKVREVASSSGGVSDTDTGNKDSTSTSESGNGNKV, encoded by the coding sequence ATGGTGTTCGGCGACCGCGCCGCCACgggcgcgcccggcgccggcgcggcgccggcgagcacgaTGCGGTTCGCGCTGCACGTGATGCGCGGGCGGTGGTTCATGTTCTTCGCGTCGATCCTGatcatggcggcggccggcggcacctACATCTTCGGCATCTACTCCAAGGCGGTGAAGTCGTCGCTCGGGTACGACCAGCAGACGCTCAACACGCTCAGCTTCTTCAAGGACGTGGGCGCCAACGTCGGCATCCTCCCGGGCCTCATCAACGAGGTCACCCCGCCGTGGGTCGTCCTGGCGTGCGGCGCCGGCATGAACCTCGCCGGCTACCTCATGATATACCTCGCCGTCTCCGGCCGCACGGCGCGGCCCCCCGTGTGGCTCATGTGCGTGTACATCGCCGTCGGCGCCAACTCGCAGTCGTTCGCCAACACCGGCGCGCTCGTCACCGCCGTCAAGAACTTCCCCGAGGACCGCGGCGTCGTGCTCGGCCTGCTCAAGGGCTTCGTCGGGCTCAGCGGCGCCATCTTCACGCAGCTCTACCGCGCCATCTACGGCACCGACAACGACGGCGCGGAGCTCGTGCTGCTCATGGCGTGGCTCCCCGCCGCCATCTCGTTGCTCTTCATCCCCACCATCCGCATCATGCCGCGGCGGGACGCGGCCGGGCAGGAGCGCGGCAGGGAGCGcagggccttcttcctcttcctctacgCCTCCATCGTGCTCGCCATCTACCTCCTCATCATGAACGTCGTCGAGCTGGAGGTGATCCGCTTTCCCAAGCCGGCCTACTACGTCACGGCtgccgtcctcctcctgctcatcTTCTTCCCGATCGTCATCGTCGTCAAGCAAGAGCTCAAGACCTACCtccagccgccggcgccggcgatcaCGACCTCCTCCATCGTCACGATAACCGTCGATCACGAGAAAACACACCCGTCCTCGGCCCAGGTGACACCGCCACCGGCTTCTGATcaggccgctgccgccggcaccTCGCCGTCGTGCTTCCAGGACGTgttccggccgccggcgaggggccAGGACTACACCATCCTGCAGGCCCTGTTCAGCGTGGACATGCTGGTCCTCTTCGTGGCCACCATCTGCGGCATCGGCGGCACGCTGACTGCCATCGACAACATGGGCCAGATCGGCCAGTCGCTGGGCTACGCGCAGCGCTCCATCACCACGTTCGTCTCCCTGGTGAGCATCTGGAACTACGCCGGCCGCGTGGTCTCCGGCTTCGCCTCAGAGCACCTCCTCGCCCGCTACAAGGTGCCCCGCCCGCTGGCGCTCACCGtagtcctcctcctcgcctgcgTCGGCCACGGGCTGATCGCCTCCGGCGTCAGCAACGGGCTGTACGCGGCGTCCGTGATCCTGGGCTTCTGCTTCGGCGCGCAGTGGCCGCTGCTGTTCGCCATCATCTCTGAGGTGTTCGGGCTCAAGTACTACTCGACGCTCTACAACTTCGGCGCCGTGGCGAGCCCCGTGGGCTCCTACATCCTCAACGTGCGGGTCGCCGGCAGGATGTACGACCGGGAGGCGCTCCGGCAGGGCGGGCGGAAGGGGCGGGACCTCACCTGCATCGGGGTGCGGTGCTTCAGGGAGTCGTTCCTGATCATCACCGGCGTGACGCTGCTCGGCGCGCTCGTGTCGCTGGTGCTGGCGTGGAGGACGAGGGAGTTCTACCGCGGGGACCTGTACGGGCGGTTCAGGGAGGTCGGCATGGTCggagcggccgccggcgggggaggaggagaggataagAAGGTGCGTGAGGTagcgagcagcagcggcggtgtCAGTGACACTGACACCGGTAATAAGGACTCCACTAGTACCAGTGAGAGCGGCAATGGCAACAAGGTCTGA
- the LOC117837859 gene encoding glycine-rich RNA-binding protein RZ1B isoform X1 has product MEGKEEGRIFVGGLSWQTDERKLEDAFGRFGKVVDAQIMLERHTNRHRGFGFVTFEDRRAVDSAIKEMHGQELDGRTISVNKAEPKMNTDDTRYDSGGGRAEYRGGRSDGPPPGNCFECGRPGHWVRDCPNAAGGRSGRFSSKFSGGSGGGRGDRFSGSDRFGDRYMDDRYDGGRYGYRDQVDTRDRYAGGRDRYANDRYPSGGDHFGADRYGGGPDRYAPSGYGRERERSYERDGVRGGGGGGGYDRSGPRGGGSYDRDGPRGGGYDRDGPRGGVTDRYGGGGPARYDGGSYRERPGPYDRPSRGGGRFDDRY; this is encoded by the exons AtggaagggaaggaggagggccGGATCTTCGTGGGCGGCCTGTCGTGGCAGACGGACGAGCGCAAGCTTGAGGACGCTTTCGGCCGCTTCGGCAAGGTCGTCGACGCGCAG ATCATGCTGGAGAGGCACACTAACCGCCACAGGGGCTTTGGCTTTGTGACATTCGAAGATCGGCGGGCAGTTGACAGCGCTATCAAGGAAATGCATGGCCAAGAGTTGGATGGTCGGACCATTTCAGTGAACAAGGCTGAGCCTAAGATGAACACAGATGACACAAGGTATGACAGTGGTGGTGGACGAGCAGAGTATCGTGGTGGTAGAAGTGATGGTCCACCCCCCGGCAATTGCTTCGAATGTGGTCGTCCTGGACATTGGGTTCGTGACTGCCCTAATGCTGCTGGTGGTCGTTCGGGCAGATTCTCATCCAAGTTTAGtggtggcagcggtggtggcagGGGAGACCGTTTCTCTGGATCAGATAGGTTTGGTGATCGTTACATGGATGATCGTTATGATGGTGGTCGTTATGGGTATCGTGACCAAGTTGACACAAGAGACAGGTATGCTGGGGGCCGTGATCGTTATGCCAATGATCGCTACCCCTCTGGTGGCGATCACTTTGGTGCGGACAGGTACGGAGGTGGTCCAGATCGTTATGCGCCAAGTGGTTATGGTAGGGAGCGAGAAAGAAGCTACGAGAGAGATGGagttcgtggtggtggcggcggcggcggctatgATAGGAGTGGCCCAAGGGGTGGTGGAAGCTATGACAGGGATGGCCCAAGGGGTGGTGGCTATGACAGGGATGGTCCACGTGGTGGTGTCACTGACCGCTATGGCGGTGGAGGACCTGCACGCTATGATGGAGGAAGTTACAGGGAGAGGCCTGGGCCGTATGATCGCCCCAGCAGGGGAGGAGGACGTTTTGATGATCGCTACTGA
- the LOC117837859 gene encoding glycine-rich RNA-binding protein RZ1B isoform X2, with product MLERHTNRHRGFGFVTFEDRRAVDSAIKEMHGQELDGRTISVNKAEPKMNTDDTRYDSGGGRAEYRGGRSDGPPPGNCFECGRPGHWVRDCPNAAGGRSGRFSSKFSGGSGGGRGDRFSGSDRFGDRYMDDRYDGGRYGYRDQVDTRDRYAGGRDRYANDRYPSGGDHFGADRYGGGPDRYAPSGYGRERERSYERDGVRGGGGGGGYDRSGPRGGGSYDRDGPRGGGYDRDGPRGGVTDRYGGGGPARYDGGSYRERPGPYDRPSRGGGRFDDRY from the coding sequence ATGCTGGAGAGGCACACTAACCGCCACAGGGGCTTTGGCTTTGTGACATTCGAAGATCGGCGGGCAGTTGACAGCGCTATCAAGGAAATGCATGGCCAAGAGTTGGATGGTCGGACCATTTCAGTGAACAAGGCTGAGCCTAAGATGAACACAGATGACACAAGGTATGACAGTGGTGGTGGACGAGCAGAGTATCGTGGTGGTAGAAGTGATGGTCCACCCCCCGGCAATTGCTTCGAATGTGGTCGTCCTGGACATTGGGTTCGTGACTGCCCTAATGCTGCTGGTGGTCGTTCGGGCAGATTCTCATCCAAGTTTAGtggtggcagcggtggtggcagGGGAGACCGTTTCTCTGGATCAGATAGGTTTGGTGATCGTTACATGGATGATCGTTATGATGGTGGTCGTTATGGGTATCGTGACCAAGTTGACACAAGAGACAGGTATGCTGGGGGCCGTGATCGTTATGCCAATGATCGCTACCCCTCTGGTGGCGATCACTTTGGTGCGGACAGGTACGGAGGTGGTCCAGATCGTTATGCGCCAAGTGGTTATGGTAGGGAGCGAGAAAGAAGCTACGAGAGAGATGGagttcgtggtggtggcggcggcggcggctatgATAGGAGTGGCCCAAGGGGTGGTGGAAGCTATGACAGGGATGGCCCAAGGGGTGGTGGCTATGACAGGGATGGTCCACGTGGTGGTGTCACTGACCGCTATGGCGGTGGAGGACCTGCACGCTATGATGGAGGAAGTTACAGGGAGAGGCCTGGGCCGTATGATCGCCCCAGCAGGGGAGGAGGACGTTTTGATGATCGCTACTGA
- the LOC117837513 gene encoding serine/threonine protein phosphatase 2A 57 kDa regulatory subunit B' alpha isoform: protein MFNKIIKRGNRKGARGDGGEPAARPAAPSSSGGGAGGAAPVTVNHASRATAASPSSPTSPHVAPSALATNQAAGAASPPLLEPLPLLRDVAAADRPGLLLRKLRLVAAIFDLSDSLKHPREKEAKRQALLELVDYVQAPSQAANAAARLPDHVQEALVAAISANIFRPLPPALHESAAAIDPGAAPDDEEEPYLDPAWPHLQLVYELLLRYVVSPDTDTKVAKRYVDHAFVLRLLDLFDSEDPREREYLKTVLHRIYGKFMVHRPFIRKAINNVFYRFIFETQRHNGIGELLEILGSIINGFALPMKEEHKLFLARALIPLHKPKSVAIYHQQLSYCIVQFVEKDYKLADTVIRGLLKYWPVTNCQKEVLFLGELEEVLEATQPAEFQRCMVPLFKQIGRCLNSSHFQVAERALFLWNNDHIVSLIAQNRGVIFPIIFEALERNIQSHWNQAVHGLTTNVRKMFLDMDSELFEECQQQYMEKQAKAKEMQEQRESAWRQLEAVVAAKAAGDDMVLVN, encoded by the exons atgtTCAACAAGATCATCAAGCGGGGGAACCGCAAGGGCGCGCGCGGGGACGGCGGGgagcccgccgcgcgccccgccgcgccctcgtcctccggtggcggcgcggggggaGCCGCGCCCGTCACCGTCAACCACGCCTCCCGGGCCaccgcggcgtcgccgtcctcgccgacctcgccgcACGTGGCTCCGTCCGCGCTCGCGACCAaccaggcggcgggggcggcgtcgccgccgctcctcgagccgctcccgctcctccgcgatgtcgccgccgccgaccgccccgggctcctcctccgcaaGCTTCGCCTCGTCGCCGCTATCTTCGACCTCTCGGACTCGCTCAAGCACCCGCGAGAGAAGGAGGCCAAGCGCCAGGCGCTCCTAGAACTCGTCGATTACGTGCAGGCCCCCTCGCAGGCTGCCAACGCGGCTGCGCGCCTCCCGGACCACGTCCAGgaggcgctcgtcgccgccatcTCAGCCAACATCTTCCGCCCGCTGCCACCTGCGCTGCACGAGTCCGCTGCGGCAAtcgaccccggcgccgcccccgacgacgaggaggagccctACCTCGATCCTGCCTGGCCGCACCTCCAGCTCGTCTATGAGCTCCTGCTCCGATACGTGGTGTCGCCCGACACCGACACCAAGGTCGCCAAGCGGTACGTGGACCATGCCTTCGTGCTTCGCCTCCTCGACCTCTTTGACTCCGAGGATCCCCGAGAGCGCGAGTACCTCAAGACCGTGCTCCACCGCATCTATGGCAAGTTCATGGTACACCGCCCATTCATCCGCAAGGCCATCAACAATGTGTTCTACCGGTTCATCTTTGAGACGCAACGCCACAATGGCATAGGGGAACTCCTTGAGATCCTGGGAAGCATCATTAATGGCTTTGCCTTGCCAATGAAGGAGGAGCACAAGCTGTTCCTTGCCCGTGCTCTCATTCCCCTGCACAAGCCCAAGTCTGTTGCGATCTACCATCAGCAGCTCTCCTATTGTATTGTTCAGTTTGTTGAGAAGGACTACAAATTAGCAGATACTGTGATTCGGGGGCTGCTCAAATACTGGCCAGTCACAAATTGCCAGAAGGAGGTGTTGTTTCTGGGAGAGCTTGAAGAAGTGCTTGAGGCGACACAGCCTGCAGAGTTCCAGCGCTGCATGGTACCACTGTTTAAGCAGATTGGCCGGTGCCTTAACAGTTCTCATTTCCAG gTTGCTGAGCGTGCTTTGTTCTTGTGGAACAATGATCACATTGTAAGCTTGATAGCCCAAAATCGTGGTGTTATATTTCCAATCATATTTGAAGCGCTTGAGAGGAATATACAGAGCCACTGGAATCAAGCTGTTCATGGTCTCACTACAAACGTACGcaagatgtttttggacatggACAGTGAGCTATTTGAAGAATGCCAACAGCAGTACATGGAGAAACAAGCAAAAGCCAAAGAGATGCAGGAGCAACGAGAATCTGCATGGAGACAATTGGAAGCTGTTGTTGCTGCCAAGGCTGCTGGAGATGATATGGTTTTGGTCAACTAG
- the LOC117837514 gene encoding target of rapamycin complex subunit LST8 isoform X2 → MAQPSVILATASYDHTIRFWEAKSGRCYRTIQYPDSVISYDSHTSNVMAVGFHCDGNWMYSGSEDGTVRIWDLRTATCQREYESRAAVNTVVLHPNQKELISGDQNGNIRVWDLAANSCSCELVPEVDTAVRSLTVMWDGSMVVAANNRGTCYVWRLLKGTQTITCFEPLHKLQAHDGYILKCLLSPEFCDPNRYLATASSDNTVKIWNVDGFKLEKTLVGHQRWVWDCVFSVDGAYLITASSDATARLWTMSTGEAIRVYQGHHKATVCCALHDGAESAPP, encoded by the exons ATGGCTCAGCCTTCTGTCATTCTAGCGACTGCAAGCTATGATCACACAATCAGATTTTGGGAAGCCAAGAGTGGTCGTTGTTACCGCACTATTCAGTATCCAGACTCT GTAATCAGCTATGATTCACATACTAGTAATGTGATGGCTGTGGGGTTCCATTGTGATGGTAACTGGATGTACTCAGGTTCTGAGGATGGTACTGTGAGAATCTGGGATTTACG GACTGCCACTTGTCAGCGAGAATACGAGAGTCGTGCAGCTGTCAACACTGTAGTCCTGCACCCAAATCAG AAAGAACTAATATCTGGTGACCAGAATGGAAACATACGTGTCTGGGATTTGGCTGCTAACTCATGCAGCTGTGAGTTG GTACCAGAGGTGGATACTGCTGTAAGATCTCTGACAGTCATGTGGGATGGGAGTATGgtggttgctgcaaataacCGTGGGACATGCTATGTTTGGCGTTTGCTTAAGGGTACTCAG ACAATTACCTGCTTTGAACCTCTCCATAAATTGCAAGCCCATGATGGTTACATTCTTAAGTGCCTGCTTTCACCAGAATTTTGTGATCCTAACAG GTATCTTGCAACAGCATCATCTGACAACACTGTAAAGATTTGGAATGTTGATGGCTTTAAGTTGGAAAAAACTTTAGTTG GTCATCAGCGCTGGGTGTGGGATTGTGTTTTCTCAGTAGACGGAGCTTATTTGATCACTG CTTCGTCTGATGCCACCGCGAGATTGTGGACAATGTCGACCGGAGAGGCCATCAGGGTGTACCAGGGACATCACAAAGCGACCGTCTGTTGTGCTTTACATGATGGGGCTGAATCGGCTCCCCCATAA
- the LOC117837514 gene encoding target of rapamycin complex subunit LST8 isoform X1 has protein sequence MAQPSVILATASYDHTIRFWEAKSGRCYRTIQYPDSQVNRLEITPDKRFLAAAGNPHIRLFDVNSNSPQPVISYDSHTSNVMAVGFHCDGNWMYSGSEDGTVRIWDLRTATCQREYESRAAVNTVVLHPNQKELISGDQNGNIRVWDLAANSCSCELVPEVDTAVRSLTVMWDGSMVVAANNRGTCYVWRLLKGTQTITCFEPLHKLQAHDGYILKCLLSPEFCDPNRYLATASSDNTVKIWNVDGFKLEKTLVGHQRWVWDCVFSVDGAYLITASSDATARLWTMSTGEAIRVYQGHHKATVCCALHDGAESAPP, from the exons ATGGCTCAGCCTTCTGTCATTCTAGCGACTGCAAGCTATGATCACACAATCAGATTTTGGGAAGCCAAGAGTGGTCGTTGTTACCGCACTATTCAGTATCCAGACTCT CAAGTTAATCGCCTTGAGATAACCCCGGACAAGCGATTTTTGGCTGCTGCTGGCAATCCCCATATCCGTCTTTTTGATGTTAACTCAAATAGCCCTCAGCCA GTAATCAGCTATGATTCACATACTAGTAATGTGATGGCTGTGGGGTTCCATTGTGATGGTAACTGGATGTACTCAGGTTCTGAGGATGGTACTGTGAGAATCTGGGATTTACG GACTGCCACTTGTCAGCGAGAATACGAGAGTCGTGCAGCTGTCAACACTGTAGTCCTGCACCCAAATCAG AAAGAACTAATATCTGGTGACCAGAATGGAAACATACGTGTCTGGGATTTGGCTGCTAACTCATGCAGCTGTGAGTTG GTACCAGAGGTGGATACTGCTGTAAGATCTCTGACAGTCATGTGGGATGGGAGTATGgtggttgctgcaaataacCGTGGGACATGCTATGTTTGGCGTTTGCTTAAGGGTACTCAG ACAATTACCTGCTTTGAACCTCTCCATAAATTGCAAGCCCATGATGGTTACATTCTTAAGTGCCTGCTTTCACCAGAATTTTGTGATCCTAACAG GTATCTTGCAACAGCATCATCTGACAACACTGTAAAGATTTGGAATGTTGATGGCTTTAAGTTGGAAAAAACTTTAGTTG GTCATCAGCGCTGGGTGTGGGATTGTGTTTTCTCAGTAGACGGAGCTTATTTGATCACTG CTTCGTCTGATGCCACCGCGAGATTGTGGACAATGTCGACCGGAGAGGCCATCAGGGTGTACCAGGGACATCACAAAGCGACCGTCTGTTGTGCTTTACATGATGGGGCTGAATCGGCTCCCCCATAA